A window of the Desulforapulum autotrophicum HRM2 genome harbors these coding sequences:
- a CDS encoding circularly permuted type 2 ATP-grasp protein yields the protein MKFSNYDTEGFYDELFDENNLPRPGAKLLIDKIESLPENDLMHKQRSAETALIQLGNTFAVYGSEEGTEKILPFDVIPRIIENKDWIEIELGLKQRIYAMNKFINDIYHDRKILKDKVVPEDLIMTCAAYRKQCEGLTPPKSIWCHITGTDLVRDQDGRFYVLEDNMRCPSGVSYVLENRQVLKRTFSHVFTDSRVRPVDEYPNKLLATLENLAPQRISQPKIGVLTPGMYNSAYFEHSFLAQQMGVELVEGQDLVVSDGFVYMQTTKGLQRIDVIYRRLDDDFLDPKAFRADSMLGVPGIMDVYRAGRVAMANAPGTGIADDKAVYAYVPKIIKYYLGEDAILPNVPTFICREDKERAHVLENLDKLVVKAANESGGYGMMIGPHASKAEREKFAELIQKNPRNYIAQPTLSLSRVPTIVDDHFEGRHVDLRPYILYGKEIYVMPGGLTRVALKKGSLVVNSSQGGGTKDTWITDMGFEENELSSPSSQPTQVFQSQFQDSTPGDTTGGPHA from the coding sequence ATGAAATTTTCCAACTATGACACCGAGGGTTTTTATGATGAGTTGTTCGATGAAAACAATCTCCCACGTCCAGGTGCAAAGCTGCTCATAGACAAGATTGAATCCCTGCCCGAAAATGATCTGATGCACAAACAGCGTTCTGCTGAAACAGCCCTGATCCAGCTGGGGAACACCTTTGCCGTTTATGGCAGTGAGGAAGGCACTGAAAAAATACTCCCCTTTGATGTGATTCCCCGCATCATTGAAAACAAAGACTGGATAGAGATTGAACTGGGCCTGAAACAGCGTATCTATGCCATGAATAAATTCATCAATGACATTTACCATGATCGCAAGATTTTAAAGGACAAGGTGGTTCCAGAAGATCTCATCATGACCTGTGCCGCCTATCGGAAGCAGTGTGAGGGACTGACTCCTCCTAAATCCATCTGGTGCCACATCACTGGTACGGATCTTGTCCGTGACCAGGATGGTCGGTTTTATGTTCTGGAAGACAATATGCGCTGTCCATCGGGGGTTTCCTATGTGCTGGAGAACCGCCAGGTCTTAAAACGTACCTTTTCCCATGTGTTTACCGATTCCAGAGTCCGGCCGGTGGATGAGTATCCCAACAAACTTCTGGCCACCCTGGAGAACCTGGCACCCCAGCGTATTTCACAACCCAAGATCGGTGTGCTGACCCCGGGCATGTACAACTCCGCATATTTTGAGCATTCGTTTCTGGCCCAGCAGATGGGGGTGGAGCTGGTGGAAGGTCAGGATCTGGTGGTGTCCGACGGATTTGTATATATGCAAACCACCAAGGGACTCCAGAGAATCGATGTGATTTATCGCCGTCTGGATGATGATTTCCTAGATCCCAAAGCCTTCCGGGCCGACTCCATGCTGGGGGTTCCAGGCATCATGGATGTCTATCGTGCAGGCCGGGTGGCCATGGCCAATGCCCCGGGGACGGGTATTGCCGATGACAAGGCCGTGTATGCCTATGTTCCAAAGATCATAAAATACTACCTGGGTGAAGATGCCATTCTGCCCAACGTGCCCACTTTCATCTGCCGGGAGGATAAGGAAAGGGCCCATGTCCTTGAAAATCTGGATAAACTGGTGGTCAAGGCGGCAAACGAATCCGGGGGGTATGGCATGATGATCGGGCCCCATGCCAGTAAGGCGGAGCGGGAAAAATTTGCAGAGTTGATTCAGAAAAATCCCCGGAACTACATTGCCCAGCCCACCCTTTCACTTTCCCGGGTACCCACCATTGTTGATGATCATTTTGAAGGTCGTCATGTGGATTTAAGACCCTACATCCTCTATGGTAAGGAGATCTATGTGATGCCGGGGGGGCTCACCCGGGTGGCATTGAAAAAAGGGTCTCTGGTGGTGAACTCTTCCCAGGGAGGCGGCACCAAGGATACCTGGATTACGGACATGGGCTTCGAAGAAAATGAACTGTCATCCCCGTCATCGCAACCGACCCAGGTTTTTCAATCTCAATTTCAGGATTCAACCCCCGGTGACACCACAGGAGGACCCCATGCTTAG
- a CDS encoding GspE/PulE family protein: MIAHGPEGDSRQICKILVDQRLISSEQATGILAREASATAALEAKRAEKRKKNRSETLIEAPISFVDILVAFKISRRDDPDRKLDEDTLYEAISRGLGLVYKKIDPLNLDLNLVTRTIPRSFAMKHLLLPLGMDEGRLVVATSDFFNHEAIDDVERVSDFKVVPVISSKSDIIRLIDEFFGFRHSITAAEHQFTGSGVDLGNLEQYVRLQTMDELPATDQHIVNAVNHLFSYAFDQRASDIHIEPKRETSLVRMRIDGMLHTAFKLPKKVHNAVISRIKTLSRLNMAEKRRPQDGRIKTEKGGKEVEIRVSTIPVAFGEKVVMRIMDPDVLFQDLSMLGFFPEDLERFKGIVSRPHGIVLVTGPTGSGKSTTLYSTLRMLSTPAVNIVTIEEPIEMIHEDFNQISVQPAIGVTFDSILRNILRQDPDIIMVGEIRDLETAQSAVQAALTGHLVLSTLHTNDAVTSVTRLLDLGIPPFLIQSSLVGVAAQRLVRRICPDCSSDLTMDAAELKEMGLPVNLEGEVVLKYGKGCTKCRQTGYRGRQAVFEVLPYSEALKKMTAQDANIPSLRKRARMEGLVSLQENAVRAMLAGQTTFQEVLRVTSG, translated from the coding sequence ATGATAGCTCATGGACCCGAAGGTGATTCCCGGCAGATCTGCAAGATTCTTGTTGACCAGCGGCTTATATCCTCGGAGCAGGCAACAGGCATTCTTGCCCGGGAGGCTTCAGCCACGGCTGCCCTTGAGGCAAAAAGGGCTGAAAAAAGGAAAAAAAACCGTTCCGAAACCTTGATTGAGGCGCCCATCAGCTTTGTTGATATTCTGGTAGCCTTCAAGATCTCTCGAAGGGATGATCCAGACAGGAAGCTTGATGAGGATACACTGTACGAGGCCATTTCCAGGGGGCTTGGCCTGGTTTACAAAAAAATAGATCCGTTAAACCTTGATCTCAACCTTGTGACCCGGACCATACCACGTTCCTTTGCCATGAAACATCTGCTTCTGCCCCTTGGGATGGATGAGGGAAGACTTGTGGTGGCCACCTCGGATTTTTTTAACCATGAAGCCATCGACGATGTGGAGCGGGTTTCTGATTTTAAGGTAGTACCTGTTATCAGTTCAAAATCGGACATCATTCGTCTGATTGACGAGTTCTTCGGGTTTCGCCATTCTATTACTGCTGCAGAGCACCAGTTTACAGGAAGTGGGGTGGATCTTGGAAACCTTGAGCAGTATGTTCGCCTCCAGACCATGGATGAACTGCCTGCAACCGACCAGCATATCGTTAACGCGGTCAACCATCTTTTTTCCTACGCCTTTGACCAGCGGGCAAGCGACATTCACATCGAACCCAAAAGGGAGACAAGCCTTGTGAGGATGCGCATTGACGGCATGCTCCACACGGCGTTCAAACTTCCCAAAAAGGTTCACAATGCCGTGATCTCAAGAATCAAGACCCTGTCCCGGCTCAACATGGCCGAGAAACGAAGACCCCAGGACGGACGGATTAAAACGGAAAAAGGGGGCAAGGAGGTTGAGATCCGGGTTTCCACTATTCCCGTGGCATTTGGCGAAAAGGTGGTCATGAGGATCATGGATCCGGACGTTCTGTTCCAGGACCTTTCCATGCTCGGGTTTTTCCCCGAAGACCTTGAAAGATTCAAGGGGATCGTTTCCCGGCCCCACGGCATTGTGCTGGTAACCGGCCCCACTGGAAGTGGAAAGTCCACCACTCTCTATTCGACCCTGAGGATGCTCTCAACCCCTGCGGTTAACATTGTCACCATTGAAGAACCCATTGAGATGATCCACGAGGATTTTAACCAGATTTCGGTCCAGCCCGCCATTGGTGTCACCTTTGACTCGATTTTGAGAAATATTCTCCGCCAGGACCCTGATATCATCATGGTGGGTGAGATCCGGGATCTTGAAACCGCCCAGAGTGCCGTCCAGGCCGCCCTCACGGGCCATCTGGTGCTCTCAACCCTGCATACCAATGATGCCGTCACCTCGGTCACCCGGCTCCTTGACCTTGGTATTCCGCCTTTTCTGATTCAGTCATCCCTTGTGGGCGTGGCAGCCCAGAGACTCGTACGACGCATCTGTCCCGATTGCAGCAGTGATCTGACCATGGATGCCGCGGAGCTAAAAGAGATGGGCCTGCCCGTCAATCTTGAGGGTGAGGTTGTTTTGAAGTATGGTAAGGGGTGTACCAAATGTCGCCAGACCGGTTACAGGGGGCGTCAGGCTGTTTTTGAGGTGCTGCCCTATTCAGAGGCATTGAAGAAAATGACAGCCCAGGATGCCAATATCCCCTCGTTGAGGAAGCGGGCCAGAATGGAGGGGCTGGTCTCCCTGCAGGAGAATGCTGTCAGGGCCATGCTTGCAGGCCAGACAACCTTTCAGGAGGTCCTGAGGGTCACCTCTGGTTAG
- a CDS encoding alpha-E domain-containing protein — MLSRVASSVYWMTRYIERAENIARFITVNLNLTLDFPAEVTRQWQPIVMATGDHLLFEKKYGEDYSSENVIHFLALDQEYSNSIISSLRAARENARSVREIISSEMWEQVNRFYLELKEASTTDYASRNPHKFFKIITMRGHMFTGLLYSTMSHGEAFQFALTGLLLERADKTSRILDVKYFMLLPRAGEVNTPYDSIQWAAVLKSASALEMYRKRFHQIIPKQVCDFLIFDSEFPRSIRYCLKKGEQALHKISGTPVGTVSNPAEKSLGRLCADLDYSDIDETIAMGMHEYLDDLQVKINTVGVHIHEAFFKVNASPTNGGASQ, encoded by the coding sequence ATGCTTAGTCGTGTTGCAAGTTCTGTTTACTGGATGACAAGGTACATAGAACGGGCCGAAAATATTGCCAGGTTTATTACCGTGAACCTGAATCTGACCCTTGATTTTCCTGCCGAAGTCACCCGGCAGTGGCAGCCCATCGTTATGGCCACCGGTGATCATCTGCTGTTTGAAAAAAAATATGGAGAGGATTATTCGTCAGAAAACGTGATTCATTTCCTTGCCCTGGATCAGGAGTACAGCAACTCCATTATCTCTTCTCTTCGAGCGGCAAGGGAAAATGCCCGATCCGTGAGGGAGATCATTTCGTCTGAAATGTGGGAGCAGGTAAACCGTTTTTACCTTGAACTCAAGGAGGCCAGCACCACTGATTATGCCAGCCGAAATCCCCACAAATTTTTCAAGATCATCACCATGCGTGGTCACATGTTCACCGGGCTTTTATATTCCACCATGTCCCATGGTGAGGCCTTTCAGTTTGCCCTCACAGGGCTTTTGCTGGAACGGGCGGACAAGACATCCCGAATCCTGGATGTGAAGTATTTCATGCTGCTGCCCCGGGCCGGGGAGGTTAACACCCCCTATGATTCCATTCAGTGGGCCGCGGTCTTAAAATCCGCCAGTGCCCTGGAAATGTACCGCAAGCGCTTCCACCAAATTATCCCCAAACAGGTGTGTGATTTTCTGATCTTTGACAGTGAGTTTCCCCGGTCCATCCGTTATTGCCTTAAAAAAGGGGAGCAGGCGTTGCATAAAATTTCCGGCACCCCGGTGGGAACGGTGTCCAACCCGGCGGAAAAAAGTCTGGGGCGGTTGTGCGCGGATCTGGATTATTCCGATATTGATGAAACCATTGCCATGGGCATGCACGAGTACCTGGATGATCTTCAGGTCAAGATCAACACCGTGGGAGTCCATATTCACGAGGCATTCTTTAAGGTTAATGCATCCCCCACCAATGGCGGGGCATCACAGTAA
- a CDS encoding extracellular solute-binding protein — MKKWMVVVLAVLVPALVSAARPSVYVYNWTEYMPDEVISAFQKETGIKVVYSTYESNESMYARVKLLKGKGYDLVFPSTYFVHRMRKEGLLAPIDRSKLTHFNHLDPLLLDKAYDPGNLYSIPYVWGSTAMAFNRDHVNPGNMTSWKDLWRPEFKNRLVMNDDLREVFGVGLIVNGFSVNDTDPAHIKTAFESIKTLMPNIRVFSGDSPKQPLLNLETYAGMIWNGEAYMASQEFPAIQYVYPKEGAIFWVDSMCIPKGSKNKGEAHTFMDFILKPEMAKLICEYVGYAPANRTAMGLMDKGLTNNPMIFPDPAIVEKGEFQTDVGDAILIYERYWEQLKTEL, encoded by the coding sequence ATGAAAAAATGGATGGTTGTTGTACTGGCAGTTCTGGTGCCGGCCCTTGTGTCTGCTGCAAGGCCAAGCGTATATGTGTACAACTGGACGGAATATATGCCCGACGAGGTGATCTCGGCCTTTCAAAAGGAAACGGGTATCAAGGTGGTGTACTCCACCTATGAGAGTAACGAATCCATGTATGCCAGGGTTAAGCTGCTAAAGGGCAAGGGGTATGACCTGGTGTTTCCCTCCACCTATTTTGTCCACCGAATGAGAAAAGAAGGTCTGCTGGCCCCCATTGACCGGTCAAAGCTGACCCATTTCAACCACCTTGACCCCCTTCTCCTGGACAAAGCCTATGATCCAGGCAATCTTTACAGCATTCCCTATGTGTGGGGATCAACGGCCATGGCCTTTAATCGTGACCATGTGAATCCGGGGAACATGACCTCATGGAAGGATTTGTGGCGGCCGGAGTTTAAAAATCGTCTGGTGATGAACGATGACCTGAGGGAGGTGTTCGGCGTTGGACTTATTGTCAACGGTTTTTCCGTTAACGATACGGATCCTGCCCATATCAAGACGGCCTTTGAGTCGATTAAGACGCTCATGCCCAACATCCGGGTTTTTTCCGGGGATTCCCCCAAACAGCCGCTGTTAAACCTTGAGACCTATGCCGGCATGATCTGGAATGGGGAGGCATACATGGCATCCCAGGAGTTTCCCGCTATCCAGTATGTGTATCCAAAGGAGGGCGCCATCTTCTGGGTCGATTCCATGTGCATTCCCAAAGGTTCCAAAAACAAGGGTGAGGCCCATACATTTATGGATTTTATTCTCAAGCCTGAAATGGCAAAGCTTATCTGCGAATATGTGGGGTATGCTCCTGCCAATCGCACGGCAATGGGGCTCATGGACAAAGGACTCACGAACAATCCCATGATCTTTCCTGACCCTGCAATTGTGGAAAAAGGTGAATTTCAGACAGATGTGGGTGACGCCATTCTTATTTATGAGCGCTATTGGGAGCAACTGAAAACAGAACTTTAA
- the potC gene encoding spermidine/putrescine ABC transporter permease PotC: protein MKRFIGVSWLTAVYAFLYIPLFTLMVYSFNSAKFTTVWKGFTLKWYVKLFENQQLLDAFFNSMTVAVVSSIIATAIGTLGAFAVNRYRFVGRKVFFGLVHSVMMSPDIVMGISLLMLFVLMGVETGFLTLLLAHVTFCLPFVIVTVHARISGFDPAVVDAARDLGAGEFETFFRIILPMILPAVLAGWLLSFTLSLDDVIISFFVTGPEFEILPLKIYSMVRLGVKPEVNALCSILFLITLAALALAHLLTKERALK, encoded by the coding sequence ATGAAGCGTTTTATCGGGGTATCCTGGCTGACGGCTGTTTACGCCTTTCTCTATATCCCGCTTTTTACCCTCATGGTTTATTCTTTCAACAGTGCAAAGTTCACAACCGTGTGGAAAGGGTTTACCCTTAAGTGGTATGTTAAACTCTTTGAAAACCAACAGCTTCTGGACGCTTTTTTCAATTCAATGACCGTGGCTGTGGTTTCAAGCATCATTGCAACAGCCATCGGCACCCTTGGGGCTTTTGCCGTGAACCGCTATCGGTTTGTGGGGCGTAAGGTTTTTTTCGGGTTGGTCCATTCAGTGATGATGAGCCCGGACATTGTCATGGGGATCTCCCTGCTTATGCTCTTTGTACTCATGGGGGTAGAGACCGGTTTTTTGACCCTGCTCCTGGCCCATGTCACCTTTTGTCTTCCCTTTGTCATTGTAACGGTCCATGCCCGCATCAGCGGGTTTGATCCCGCGGTGGTCGATGCGGCCCGGGACCTGGGTGCCGGGGAGTTTGAGACTTTTTTCAGGATCATTCTGCCCATGATCCTGCCTGCGGTACTGGCCGGCTGGCTGTTGAGCTTTACCCTTTCCCTGGATGATGTTATCATCAGTTTTTTTGTGACAGGGCCTGAATTTGAAATTCTTCCCCTGAAAATATACTCCATGGTGCGTCTGGGGGTAAAGCCGGAAGTCAACGCCCTTTGCTCCATTCTTTTTTTAATAACCCTGGCGGCCCTGGCTTTGGCCCATCTTCTGACAAAGGAGAGAGCGTTAAAATGA